The Cucurbita pepo subsp. pepo cultivar mu-cu-16 chromosome LG08, ASM280686v2, whole genome shotgun sequence genome contains a region encoding:
- the LOC111800085 gene encoding zinc finger protein ZAT4, translated as MAAFIVDHDLQKPNLKHFCKICKKGFGCGRALGGHMRAHGIADDSTSPHTIDDEDPVSTDWDDSHHNKSNLGPTNRRMYALRTNPNRLKTCRVCENCGKEFFSWKSFLEHGKCTTTSDDLDSLLSSPPCSDDDDDDDDDDDDECSGAARRGSGNHSNNNWLKRKRSLRVKVGSPASNEDEDLANCLIMLSNGTVEPMFEEDEAEVEAEAEAEESCASASKEDHHLILHHNNNHNNIRKPINFIPPLSYRLPDQDKPKAVAPKGMFECKACKKVFNSHQALGGHRASHKKVKGCFAARLDHMELDPRENDDVFEDSFFPTKPNNNSYELGNSTMASSSKRKTKVHECSICHRIFSSGQALGGHKRCHWITSNAATEAPPPPSIAKIHQFHDHRVPPPPFDSNSTVVLPLDLKLDLNLPALADEVRRPAFEVSTEIYLQSWICKNNKVDENDPREQRRRRQQQQQHQNDNENKVVVKNEEENNCTKNNSIIHHNNNNNNNNNNNVEDEADSKVKLAKLSELNDTSMIGGNSSPWLQVGLGSTTPDP; from the coding sequence ATGGCAGCTTTCATTGTGGACCACGACCTTCAAAAGCCCAACTTGAAGCATTTCTGTAAAATCTGCAAAAAAGGATTTGGGTGTGGGAGAGCCTTGGGCGGTCACATGAGGGCTCACGGCATAGCCGATGATTCCACCTCTCCCCATACAATTGACGACGAGGATCCTGTCTCTACCGATTGGGACGACAGTCATCATAATAAATCCAATCTGGGTCCCACCAATCGTCGTATGTATGCCCTAAGAACCAACCCAAATCGTCTTAAAACTTGCCGCGTGTGCGAGAATTGTGGCAAGGAATTCTTCTCTTGGAAATCCTTTCTTGAACATGGCAAATGCACCACCACCTCTGATGACCTTgactctcttctttcttctccgcCTTGCTCCGATGAcgacgatgatgatgatgacgatgatgacGATGAATGTAGCGGTGCTGCGCGGAGAGGTTCGGGTAAtcatagtaataataattggttgaagaggaaacGATCGTTGAGAGTGAAAGTTGGGTCTCCTGCTTCTAATGAAGATGAGGACCTGGCTAATTGTCTTATTATGTTGTCGAATGGCACGGTGGAGCCTATGTTTGAGGAGGACGAGGCGGAGGTAGAGGCCGAGGCCGAGGCCGAGGAATCCTGCGCTTCCGCTAGTAAGGAAGATCATCATCTTATTCTTCACCACAATAATAATCACAATAATATTAGAAAACCCATAAATTTCATACCGCCACTCTCCTATAGACTTCCGGATCAAGACAAGCCAAAAGCAGTTGCACCTAAGGGTATGTTCGAATGCAAAGCGTGTAAGAAAGTGTTCAATTCGCACCAAGCCCTTGGAGGCCATCGGGCTAGCCACAAGAAGGTCAAGGGCTGCTTTGCTGCACGCCTTGACCATATGGAGCTCGACCCACGTGAAAACGATGACGTATTCGAGGATTCATTTTTTCCTACTAAACCCAATAATAATTCATACGAATTGGGGAATTCCACCATGGCTTCCAGTTCTAAGAGGAAAACCAAAGTACATGAATGTTCAATTTGTCATAGGATTTTTTCTTCCGGCCAGGCATTGGGTGGTCACAAACGTTGCCATTGGATTACCTCTAATGCTGCCACGGAAGCCCCACCTCCACCTTCTATTGCAAAGATTCATCAATTCCATGACCACAGGGTACCTCCTCCTCcatttgattcaaattcaacCGTCGTCCTCCCGCTCGACCTTAAGCTTGATCTCAACCTACCAGCTCTGGCCGACGAGGTTCGTCGCCCAGCCTTCGAGGTTTCAACGGAGATTTACTTACAATCGTGGATTTGCAAAAACAATAAGGTGGATGAAAATGACCCACGAGAACAACGACGACGgcgacaacaacaacaacaacaccaAAACGACAATGAAAACAAGGTCGTCgtaaaaaatgaagaagaaaacaattgCACCAAGAATAATAGTATTAttcatcataataataataataacaataataataataataatgtggaGGATGAGGCAGACAGTAAGGTGAAATTAGCGAAATTAAGTGAGCTAAATGATACGAGCATGATTGGAGGGAATTCATCCCCATGGTTGCAGGTGGGACTTGGTTCAACAACGCCCGACCCTTGA
- the LOC111799548 gene encoding zinc finger protein ZAT9-like has translation MDRHKCRLCFRSFSNGRALGGHMRSHMVNLPLPPKPEDPPSPPPLLLPPPSHLHLSEDAADSASFLSSPSSSEGDAEEKGLSYGLRENPKRSIRIGDPEFSFAIDAGSVVLQDRESETESSKNPTRRRSKRTRKPDHNHHHHHHHHHYNGFKRLNQPESWTETEPVSSISGSTTEEDVAFWLMMLSRDKWTKHQSGYGRRREVEEEDDDGDDDGDDDDDEEEEEEEMEESMEETDDSEAVKLTRNRNRGNYKCETCNKVFRSYQALGGHRASHKKIKVSVTYENPQLTTEQENAGTTTMAERKIHECPVCFRVFSSGQALGGHKRSHVTGFSSANSRIPAKKFSDSLIDLNLPAPFEEDDLSQIEHSAVSDADFVNAIRQ, from the coding sequence ATGGACAGGCACAAGTGTAGGCTCTGCTTCAGAAGCTTCTCCAATGGCAGAGCTTTGGGAGGTCATATGAGGTCCCATATGGTGAACCTTCCACTCCCACCAAAACCAGAGGACCCCccatcgccgccgccgctgctgCTGCCGCCGCCTTCGCATCTCCATCTCAGTGAAGATGCTGCCGACTCTGCTTCTTTCCTCTCCTCCCCCTCTTCATCGGAAGGTGATGCAGAGGAAAAGGGTTTGTCTTATGGGTTGAGAGAGAATCCAAAACGGAGCATTCGGATCGGAGATCCTGAATTCTCATTCGCCATCGACGCTGGCTCTGTTGTTCTGCAAGACAGAGAAAGCGAAACAGAGTCCTCCAAGAACCCAACTCGGAGAAGATCGAAGAGGACGCGTAAACCGGATCATAATcaccaccatcaccatcatcaCCACCATTACAATGGTTTTAAGAGACTGAATCAGCCGGAATCGTGGACGGAAACGGAACCGGTGAGCTCGATCTCTGGTAGTACGACGGAGGAAGATGTCGCGTTTTGGCTGATGATGCTTTCGAGGGATAAATGGACGAAGCATCAAAGTGGGTATGGACGACGGCGAGAAGTTGAGGAGGAGGACGACGACGGAGATGACGACGGcgatgacgacgacgatgaagaagaagaagaagaagaaatggaagaatccATGGAGGAAACCGATGATTCCGAGGCGGTGAAACTTACAAGAAATCGAAACAGAGGGAATTACAAATGCGAAACATGCAATAAAGTGTTTCGATCTTATCAAGCACTTGGTGGGCATCGAGCAAGCCATAAGAAAATCAAGGTTTCTGTAACGTACGAGAATCCCCAATTGACAACGGAGCAAGAAAATGCAGGTACAACAACCATGGCGGAAAGGAAAATTCACGAATGCCCTGTTTGTTTCAGAGTGTTTTCTTCCGGCCAAGCTCTCGGCGGCCATAAGAGATCTCACGTCACCGGATTCTCATCGGCGAATTCGAGAATCCCGGCGAAGAAGTTCAGTGACAGTTTGATAGATCTTAACCTCCCAGCTCCTTTCGAGGAAGACGATCTCAGCCAAATCGAGCACTCGGCGGTTTCTGATGCGGATTTCGTCAACGCCATTAGGCAATAA